The following proteins are encoded in a genomic region of Actinomadura sp. NAK00032:
- the msrA gene encoding peptide-methionine (S)-S-oxide reductase MsrA, with product MATERALLAGGCFWGMEELFRREPGVVSTRVGYSGGDVPNATYRDHGTHAETIEVLYDPDQTDFRALLEFFFQIHDPTTVDRQGNDIGTSYRSAIFYTSDEQRKVAEDTIADVDASGLWPGKVVTEVTAAGDFWEAEPEHQDYLQKYPNGYTCHFPRPGWKLPKRTAGA from the coding sequence ATGGCAACCGAGAGGGCACTGCTCGCGGGCGGCTGTTTCTGGGGGATGGAAGAGCTGTTCCGCCGGGAGCCCGGGGTGGTCTCCACGCGGGTCGGCTACAGCGGGGGAGACGTGCCCAACGCCACCTACCGCGACCACGGGACGCACGCCGAGACCATCGAGGTCCTCTACGACCCCGACCAGACCGACTTCCGGGCGCTGCTGGAGTTCTTCTTCCAGATCCACGACCCCACGACCGTGGACCGGCAGGGCAACGACATCGGCACGAGCTACCGCTCCGCGATCTTCTACACCTCCGACGAGCAGCGGAAGGTCGCCGAGGACACCATCGCCGACGTCGACGCCTCCGGCCTGTGGCCGGGCAAGGTCGTCACCGAGGTGACGGCGGCCGGCGACTTCTGGGAAGCCGAGCCCGAGCACCAGGACTACCTGCAGAAGTACCCGAACGGCTACACGTGCCACTTCCCCCGCCCCGGCTGGAAGCTGCCCAAGCGGACCGCGGGAGCCTGA
- a CDS encoding DeoR/GlpR family DNA-binding transcription regulator, with protein sequence MPRRPGFAAERRQRLLEMVRANGAVSMRDLAATLEASEATVRRDIRALEAEGLLDRRHGGAVAPDGLSREPTYRQKAQVAAVEKAAIARLAADLVEEGDAIVVGAGTTTRELARELLGFDSLTVVTNSLLVAQVLAEARGVEVVMTGGSLRGSIHALVGGAAEQTLASLRVRRAFISGNGLTAERGLSTPNMLVAGVDRALAHAAQEVVALVDHTKVGVDTMFQTVPADEIAFLVTDARAPKADLAEFENAGVDVWVAAVRDDA encoded by the coding sequence ATGCCACGTCGTCCGGGGTTCGCCGCAGAGCGGCGCCAGCGGCTGCTGGAGATGGTCCGTGCGAACGGCGCGGTCTCCATGCGCGACCTGGCGGCCACCCTGGAGGCGTCCGAGGCGACCGTGCGCCGCGACATCCGCGCGCTGGAGGCCGAAGGACTGCTCGACCGCCGGCACGGCGGCGCGGTCGCGCCGGACGGGCTGTCCCGGGAGCCGACCTACCGGCAGAAGGCCCAGGTCGCCGCGGTGGAGAAGGCGGCGATCGCGCGGCTGGCCGCCGACCTCGTCGAGGAGGGCGACGCGATCGTGGTCGGCGCGGGCACGACCACCCGGGAACTCGCCCGCGAGCTCCTCGGCTTCGACTCGCTCACCGTCGTCACCAACTCGCTGCTCGTCGCCCAGGTGCTCGCCGAGGCGCGCGGTGTCGAGGTCGTGATGACGGGCGGCTCGCTGCGCGGGTCCATCCACGCGCTCGTCGGCGGCGCCGCCGAGCAGACCCTCGCCAGCCTGCGGGTCCGCCGGGCGTTCATCTCGGGCAACGGGCTCACCGCCGAGCGCGGCCTGTCCACGCCGAACATGCTGGTCGCGGGCGTCGACCGCGCCCTGGCGCACGCCGCCCAGGAGGTGGTCGCGCTGGTCGACCACACGAAGGTCGGGGTGGACACGATGTTCCAGACGGTCCCCGCCGACGAGATCGCGTTCCTGGTGACCGACGCCCGGGCGCCGAAGGCGGACCTGGCAGAGTTCGAGAACGCGGGCGTCGACGTCTGGGTCGCCGCCGTCCGCGACGACGCCTGA
- a CDS encoding pyrimidine reductase family protein — protein sequence MRPLSPEPGEADLAERYAYPPDGTWLRANMVASLDGAAQRDGRSGGLGNAADRHLFLLLRGLADVVLIGAQTVRAEGYGPVRPGEGWGGVREGRSPVPPIAIVSRSLDLDFEAPVFTEAEVPTMVLATASADPARLAAAREHTDVIIAGQDSLDFAVAVRELAKRGHRRLLCEGGPSVLGQLVAAGLLDELCLTLSPLLLGGNPTRILNGPPVPVPPELKLAHALQDEEFLFLRYTRSR from the coding sequence ATGCGCCCACTGTCTCCGGAGCCCGGCGAGGCCGACCTCGCCGAGCGCTACGCGTACCCGCCCGACGGCACCTGGCTGCGGGCCAACATGGTGGCCAGCCTCGACGGGGCGGCGCAGCGCGACGGGCGCAGCGGCGGCCTCGGCAACGCCGCCGACCGGCACCTGTTCCTGCTGCTGCGCGGGCTCGCCGACGTCGTCCTCATCGGTGCCCAGACGGTGCGCGCCGAGGGCTACGGGCCGGTCAGGCCCGGCGAGGGCTGGGGCGGCGTCCGGGAGGGGCGCTCCCCCGTCCCGCCGATCGCGATCGTGTCCCGCAGCCTCGACCTCGACTTCGAGGCCCCCGTCTTCACCGAGGCCGAGGTGCCGACGATGGTGCTGGCCACCGCGTCCGCCGACCCGGCCCGGCTGGCGGCGGCGCGGGAGCACACCGACGTCATCATCGCGGGGCAGGACTCGCTCGACTTCGCCGTCGCCGTCCGGGAGCTCGCCAAGCGCGGCCACCGGCGGCTGCTGTGCGAGGGCGGGCCGTCGGTGCTCGGGCAGCTGGTGGCGGCCGGGCTGCTGGACGAGCTGTGCCTGACGCTGAGCCCGCTGCTGCTCGGCGGGAACCCGACCCGGATCCTGAACGGGCCGCCGGTACCCGTCCCGCCGGAGCTCAAGCTCGCCCACGCCCTCCAGGACGAGGAGTTCCTGTTCCTGCGCTACACCCGCAGCCGGTAG
- a CDS encoding MFS transporter yields MTGTLRPPGASEAVKRPGRWAALAVLVLAVLLVAVDVTVLGLATPYLSEDLRPSGTQLLWIGDVYSFVIAGLLVSMGSLGDRIGRKRILLIGATAFGAISVLNAYAATPELMIAARALLGVAGATLMPATLALIRNLFHDPRERSLAIGIWGAAASAGMAVGPIVGGLLLEHFWWGSVFLINLPVMAVLVLVGARLLPESRNPGAGPWDPVSVVLSLVGMGGAVYAVKEAAAHGFGGGPLAAGLLGAAALYGFVRRQRALPVPLLDLRLFRSRGFSGAVVADLMTVLGLSGLVFFLSQYLQLVQGRPPFEAGLAELPAAVGAVAAGLVAGRAARRLSVRAVVSGGLAAIGLALAALTAIGESTGYPLLGGALLVVGLGAGFSFTVTADVILSSAPKEEAGAASAVSETAYELGAALGIALLGSVVTGVYRDFAGPPGTPPAARESLGGAVDAAEQLPPEAASQLLDAARQSFVDGLAIASGAGAAVLLAAAVAAWFLLRGQRLDTRPEDH; encoded by the coding sequence GTGACCGGGACGCTGCGGCCGCCCGGCGCGTCCGAGGCGGTGAAGCGCCCCGGTCGCTGGGCGGCGCTCGCCGTTCTCGTCCTGGCCGTGCTGCTGGTGGCCGTCGACGTGACCGTCCTCGGCCTGGCGACCCCCTACCTCAGTGAGGACCTGCGGCCCTCCGGCACCCAGCTGCTGTGGATCGGCGACGTCTACTCCTTCGTGATCGCCGGCCTGCTGGTGTCCATGGGCAGCCTCGGCGACCGCATCGGCCGCAAGCGCATCCTGCTGATCGGCGCCACGGCCTTCGGCGCGATATCGGTGCTCAACGCCTACGCGGCGACCCCCGAACTGATGATCGCGGCTCGCGCGCTGCTCGGCGTCGCCGGCGCCACCCTGATGCCCGCCACCCTCGCCCTGATCCGCAACCTCTTCCACGACCCGCGCGAGCGCAGCCTCGCCATCGGCATCTGGGGGGCGGCCGCCTCCGCCGGCATGGCGGTCGGCCCGATCGTGGGCGGCCTGCTGCTGGAGCACTTCTGGTGGGGGTCGGTCTTCCTGATCAACCTGCCGGTGATGGCCGTCCTGGTCCTGGTCGGCGCGAGGCTGCTGCCGGAGTCGCGCAACCCCGGCGCCGGCCCGTGGGACCCGGTCAGCGTCGTGCTGTCGCTGGTCGGCATGGGCGGTGCCGTGTACGCGGTCAAGGAGGCCGCCGCGCACGGCTTCGGAGGGGGCCCGCTCGCGGCGGGCCTGCTCGGCGCCGCCGCCCTGTACGGATTCGTCCGCCGCCAGCGGGCGCTGCCGGTCCCGCTGCTGGACCTGCGGCTCTTCCGCAGCCGCGGCTTCAGCGGCGCGGTCGTGGCCGACCTGATGACCGTCCTCGGACTGTCCGGACTGGTCTTCTTCCTCTCCCAGTACCTGCAGCTGGTGCAGGGCAGGCCCCCGTTCGAGGCCGGCCTGGCCGAGCTGCCCGCCGCCGTCGGCGCGGTGGCGGCGGGGCTGGTCGCCGGGCGCGCGGCCCGGCGGCTGTCCGTCCGCGCCGTGGTGTCGGGCGGGCTGGCCGCCATCGGCCTGGCGCTCGCCGCGCTCACCGCCATCGGCGAGTCCACCGGCTACCCCCTGCTCGGCGGCGCGTTGCTGGTCGTCGGCCTCGGTGCCGGGTTCTCGTTCACCGTCACCGCCGACGTGATCCTCTCCAGCGCCCCCAAAGAGGAGGCGGGTGCCGCGTCCGCGGTGTCCGAGACGGCCTACGAACTCGGCGCCGCCCTCGGCATCGCGCTGCTCGGGTCCGTGGTGACCGGCGTCTACCGGGACTTCGCCGGGCCGCCGGGGACTCCGCCCGCCGCCCGCGAGTCGCTGGGCGGTGCCGTCGACGCCGCCGAGCAGCTGCCCCCGGAGGCCGCTTCGCAGCTCTTGGACGCCGCCCGCCAGTCCTTCGTCGACGGACTGGCCATCGCCTCCGGCGCCGGAGCGGCGGTCCTGCTGGCCGCCGCCGTCGCGGCCTGGTTCCTGCTGCGCGGACAGCGCCTCGACACCCGGCCCGAAGACCACTGA
- a CDS encoding DUF2776 family protein yields the protein MNYKISVLFRAIPVLMGAVSAGLGGYVLAHASDPSARVAGLVLISLAAICLCLFATAATIIRQLIGRYTALDRLLYPVFGFAVTCAPTGYGLYLRTGPETSPPDFVAGHVIFGVGMVCACVSCVATVSTRFLLISENSALPEGSPPRSPAPFGPLPVRILTTLPVLAALATWAWAFVLLAGGGGGAPAGRFTAGHVMSGLALVCSCLIGLVASILRQIQNTYTRRERTLWPGAAAALGAIGIAWALIVIAVHTRSTQLAAAYVLIGLGLICWSILSKVLLLALVWRRDAPLANRVPLIPVGTALLCLFLSAFLFESADPAVIVSARVLVGLGCICFSLFSIVSILESGTSGAAEDD from the coding sequence ATGAACTATAAGATCAGCGTCCTGTTCCGGGCGATACCGGTGCTCATGGGTGCCGTCTCGGCGGGGCTGGGCGGATACGTGCTCGCGCACGCGTCCGATCCGAGCGCGCGCGTCGCGGGCCTGGTGCTCATCTCGCTGGCGGCCATCTGCCTCTGCCTGTTCGCCACCGCCGCCACGATCATCAGGCAGCTCATCGGCCGGTACACCGCGCTGGACCGGCTGCTCTACCCGGTGTTCGGGTTCGCGGTCACCTGCGCCCCGACGGGTTACGGGCTGTACCTGCGCACCGGCCCCGAGACGTCGCCGCCCGACTTCGTCGCCGGGCATGTGATCTTCGGTGTCGGCATGGTCTGCGCGTGCGTCTCCTGCGTCGCCACGGTCTCCACCCGGTTCCTCCTGATCAGCGAGAACTCGGCACTGCCCGAGGGGTCACCGCCCCGCTCGCCGGCGCCGTTCGGCCCGCTCCCCGTACGGATCCTGACGACGCTCCCGGTGCTCGCGGCCCTCGCCACCTGGGCGTGGGCCTTCGTCCTGCTGGCGGGCGGGGGCGGCGGAGCCCCGGCCGGACGGTTCACCGCCGGACACGTGATGAGCGGTCTGGCGCTCGTCTGCTCCTGCCTCATCGGGCTGGTGGCCAGCATCCTGCGGCAGATCCAGAACACCTACACCCGGCGCGAGCGCACTCTGTGGCCGGGGGCGGCCGCCGCGCTGGGCGCCATCGGCATCGCGTGGGCTCTGATCGTCATCGCCGTGCACACCCGGTCCACCCAGTTGGCCGCCGCCTACGTGCTGATCGGCCTGGGGCTCATCTGCTGGAGCATCCTCAGCAAGGTGCTGCTGCTCGCGCTCGTCTGGCGGCGCGATGCCCCCTTGGCGAACCGGGTCCCCCTGATCCCGGTCGGTACGGCCCTGCTCTGCCTGTTCCTCTCGGCGTTCCTCTTCGAGTCCGCCGACCCCGCGGTGATCGTCTCGGCCCGCGTCCTGGTCGGTCTCGGCTGCATCTGCTTCTCGCTGTTCTCCATCGTCTCCATCCTGGAGAGCGGAACCAGCGGCGCGGCAGAGGACGACTGA
- the glgX gene encoding glycogen debranching protein GlgX, protein MREVWPGDPYPLGATWDGTGTNFALFSEVARRVELCLFDADGTETRRELPEVDGFVWHGYLPGVGPGQRYGYRVHGPFSPRDGHRCNPSKLLLDPYGKAVEGGVRWHESLFSYRFADPDALNEDDSAPYMPKNVVINPFFDWADDRPPRVPYHESVIYEAHVKGLTRLHPGIPEEQRGTYAGLAHPVMIDHLLDLGVTAVELMPVHQSVPEHSLVARGLDNYWGYNTIGFFAPHNSYSSSGQSGEQVLEFKAMVRALHEAGIEVILDVVYNHTAEGDHLGPTLSFRGIDNASYYRLRDDDKRYHLDYTGCGNSLNVRNPHALQLIMDSLRYWILEMHVDGFRFDLASALARELHDVDRLAAFFDLVQQDPVVSQVKLIAEPWDVGEGGYQVGNFPPLWTEWNGKYRDTVRDFWRGSYATMPEFASRLTGSSDLYEHSARRPFASINFVTCHDGFTLTDLVSYDHKHNEANGEGNRDGTDDNRSWNCGAEGPTRDPAVLELRARQRRNFLATLFLSQGVPMLSHGDELGRTQKGNNNAYCQDNETAWVHWEDSDDMEFVRILSRLRHDHPVFRRRRFFTGRGSGAAADIAWLTPAGDSMTDQDWNVGFAKSLGVFLNGDAITEPDPRGRRVRDDSFLLLVNAGSEQVEFTLPGAEYGERWEFALDTAEPGTVGERPRVKARDVVPVTDRALLVLRRLP, encoded by the coding sequence ATGCGGGAGGTCTGGCCCGGGGACCCCTATCCGCTCGGCGCCACCTGGGACGGGACGGGCACCAATTTCGCCCTGTTCTCCGAGGTGGCGCGGCGTGTCGAGCTGTGCCTGTTCGACGCCGACGGCACCGAGACCCGGCGGGAGCTGCCGGAGGTCGACGGGTTCGTGTGGCACGGCTACCTGCCGGGGGTCGGGCCCGGCCAGCGGTACGGGTACCGGGTGCACGGGCCGTTCAGCCCGCGGGACGGGCACCGCTGCAACCCGTCCAAGCTGCTGCTCGACCCGTACGGCAAGGCCGTGGAGGGCGGCGTCCGCTGGCACGAGTCGCTGTTCTCCTACCGGTTCGCCGACCCCGACGCGCTGAACGAGGACGACAGCGCGCCCTATATGCCGAAGAACGTCGTGATCAACCCGTTCTTCGACTGGGCGGACGACCGGCCGCCACGCGTCCCCTACCACGAGAGCGTCATCTACGAGGCGCACGTGAAGGGCCTGACCCGGCTGCATCCGGGCATCCCGGAGGAGCAGCGCGGTACGTACGCGGGCCTCGCGCACCCGGTGATGATCGACCATCTGCTCGACCTCGGCGTGACGGCCGTGGAGCTGATGCCGGTGCACCAGTCGGTGCCCGAGCACTCGCTGGTGGCGCGGGGTCTCGACAACTACTGGGGCTACAACACGATCGGGTTCTTCGCGCCGCACAACTCCTACAGCTCGTCCGGGCAGTCCGGGGAGCAGGTGCTGGAGTTCAAGGCGATGGTCCGCGCGCTGCACGAGGCGGGCATCGAGGTCATCCTGGACGTCGTCTACAACCACACCGCCGAGGGCGACCACCTGGGCCCGACGCTGTCGTTCCGCGGCATCGACAACGCGTCCTACTACCGGCTGCGCGACGACGACAAGCGCTACCACCTCGACTACACCGGCTGCGGCAACTCGCTGAACGTCCGCAACCCGCACGCGCTGCAGCTCATCATGGACTCGCTGCGCTACTGGATCCTGGAGATGCACGTCGACGGGTTCCGGTTCGACCTCGCCTCCGCGCTGGCCCGCGAGCTGCACGACGTCGACCGGCTGGCCGCGTTCTTCGACCTCGTCCAGCAGGACCCGGTCGTCTCGCAGGTGAAGCTGATCGCCGAGCCGTGGGACGTCGGCGAGGGCGGCTACCAGGTCGGCAACTTCCCGCCGCTGTGGACGGAGTGGAACGGCAAGTACCGCGACACCGTCCGCGACTTCTGGCGCGGGTCGTACGCGACCATGCCGGAGTTCGCGTCCCGCCTGACCGGGTCGTCGGACCTGTACGAGCACAGCGCGCGGCGGCCGTTCGCGTCCATCAACTTCGTCACGTGCCACGACGGGTTCACGCTGACCGACCTGGTCTCCTACGACCACAAGCACAACGAGGCCAACGGCGAGGGCAACCGGGACGGAACGGACGACAACCGCTCCTGGAACTGCGGCGCCGAGGGCCCGACCCGCGACCCCGCCGTCCTGGAACTGCGCGCGCGGCAGCGCCGCAACTTCCTGGCGACGCTGTTCCTGTCGCAGGGCGTGCCGATGCTGTCCCACGGCGACGAGCTGGGCCGGACGCAGAAGGGCAACAACAACGCCTACTGCCAGGACAACGAGACCGCGTGGGTGCACTGGGAGGACTCCGACGACATGGAGTTCGTCCGGATCCTGTCGCGGCTGCGGCACGACCACCCGGTGTTCCGGCGGCGCCGGTTCTTCACCGGGCGGGGCAGCGGCGCCGCCGCCGACATCGCCTGGCTCACCCCGGCCGGCGACAGCATGACCGACCAGGACTGGAACGTCGGCTTCGCGAAGTCGCTCGGCGTGTTCCTCAACGGCGACGCCATCACCGAGCCCGACCCGCGCGGCCGCCGCGTCCGCGACGACTCGTTCCTGCTGCTGGTCAACGCCGGGTCGGAGCAGGTCGAGTTCACCCTGCCCGGCGCCGAGTACGGCGAGCGCTGGGAGTTCGCGCTCGACACCGCCGAGCCCGGCACCGTGGGCGAGCGGCCCCGGGTCAAGGCCCGCGACGTCGTCCCCGTCACCGACCGCGCCCTCCTCGTCCTGCGGAGGCTCCCCTAG
- a CDS encoding TetR/AcrR family transcriptional regulator produces the protein MTDQRAARAAGRTEAIMRTALDLAGESGYAKLSIEAVAARAGVSKHTIYRRWPSRGLLFLDAVLSLNTAGLDHADTGDIVADLRDVMTRAADLLGRPPWGPLFRDLIGEAQHDPEVADALNRRFIQPQTADTVARLRAAKEQGQIDHDVDLDLAMEILSGPLFFRLLITGEPLTDAYIDHVLRAVFTGMAPRSGPA, from the coding sequence ATGACCGATCAGCGCGCCGCCCGCGCCGCCGGCCGGACCGAGGCGATCATGCGGACCGCGCTCGACCTGGCCGGCGAGTCCGGCTACGCCAAGCTCAGCATCGAGGCCGTCGCGGCCCGGGCCGGCGTCAGCAAGCACACCATCTACCGGCGCTGGCCCTCCCGGGGCCTGCTGTTCCTGGACGCGGTGCTCAGCCTCAACACCGCGGGCCTGGACCATGCCGACACCGGCGACATCGTCGCCGACCTGCGCGATGTGATGACCAGGGCCGCCGACCTCCTCGGCCGGCCCCCGTGGGGCCCGCTGTTCCGGGACCTCATCGGCGAGGCCCAGCACGACCCCGAGGTCGCCGACGCGCTCAACCGGCGGTTCATCCAGCCCCAGACCGCCGACACGGTGGCCCGCCTCCGGGCCGCGAAAGAGCAGGGGCAGATCGACCACGACGTCGACCTGGACCTCGCCATGGAGATCCTGTCGGGCCCGCTGTTCTTCCGCCTGCTGATCACCGGGGAACCTCTGACGGACGCCTATATCGACCACGTCCTCCGGGCCGTCTTCACCGGGATGGCCCCCAGATCGGGCCCCGCGTGA
- a CDS encoding GNAT family N-acetyltransferase: MYGPIAESIRTPRLLLEPLAVHHADEMAPVLDDPRLHRHIGGEPLTLEELRARYAHLVAGPAPFHQEWWLNWIVRRVRDGQAVGYVQATVKPAAPGFAVGPASAGSTVSPGPPRHLASVAWVIGMPYQGFGFATEAARALLDWLRAHGAGEIVATVHPDNRASAAVASKIGMVTTGETRDDELVWRLPPG, encoded by the coding sequence GTGTACGGGCCGATCGCCGAGAGCATCCGGACCCCGCGCCTCCTGCTGGAGCCGCTGGCGGTCCACCACGCGGACGAGATGGCGCCCGTGCTGGACGATCCCCGCCTGCACCGCCACATCGGCGGCGAGCCCCTCACCCTGGAGGAGTTGCGCGCCCGCTACGCGCACCTGGTCGCGGGCCCCGCGCCGTTCCACCAGGAGTGGTGGCTGAACTGGATCGTCCGCCGCGTCCGGGACGGGCAGGCCGTCGGCTACGTCCAGGCGACGGTCAAGCCGGCCGCGCCGGGGTTCGCCGTGGGCCCCGCCTCCGCCGGGTCGACGGTCTCGCCGGGCCCGCCCCGGCACCTGGCGTCCGTCGCCTGGGTCATCGGCATGCCCTACCAGGGGTTCGGCTTCGCGACCGAGGCCGCCCGCGCCCTGCTGGACTGGCTCCGCGCCCACGGGGCCGGCGAGATCGTCGCGACCGTCCACCCGGACAACCGCGCCTCCGCCGCCGTCGCGTCCAAGATCGGCATGGTGACGACCGGCGAGACCCGCGACGACGAACTCGTCTGGCGCCTCCCTCCCGGGTGA
- a CDS encoding TetR/AcrR family transcriptional regulator — protein MAVDRDHVLRTAAALLTRKATATMDEVARAAGISRATLNRHFPGRDALIRSLEAHGIAECEAALAAARLDEGPAAGAVRRLVREIEPSAGLLAFLYTENQLFEGEEMNQGWARVDARLTALFRRGQEDGEFRLDLSPAWLTEALYGLLASGAWAVTEGRVARNDITYMIVELLLGGAARKERP, from the coding sequence ATGGCTGTCGATCGCGACCACGTGCTGCGCACCGCTGCGGCCCTGCTGACCCGGAAGGCCACCGCGACCATGGACGAGGTCGCGCGGGCCGCCGGGATCAGCCGGGCGACGCTGAACCGCCACTTCCCGGGGCGGGACGCGCTCATCCGCTCCCTGGAGGCGCACGGCATCGCCGAGTGCGAGGCGGCCCTGGCGGCGGCGCGCCTGGACGAGGGGCCGGCGGCCGGCGCCGTGCGCCGCCTGGTCCGCGAGATCGAGCCCTCCGCCGGCCTGCTCGCCTTCCTCTACACCGAGAACCAGCTCTTCGAGGGCGAGGAGATGAACCAGGGCTGGGCCCGCGTCGACGCCCGGCTGACCGCGCTGTTCCGGCGCGGCCAGGAGGACGGCGAGTTCCGGCTCGACCTGAGCCCGGCCTGGCTCACCGAGGCGCTCTACGGCCTGCTGGCCTCCGGCGCCTGGGCGGTGACCGAGGGCCGCGTGGCCCGCAACGACATCACCTACATGATCGTCGAACTGCTGCTCGGCGGCGCCGCCCGGAAGGAGCGACCGTGA
- a CDS encoding DUF4262 domain-containing protein has product MSGDRPSCTCVICRDYGDRDRLDNFQLRTIVHITQYGWSVVLVQPDADGPGWAYTIGLWHSHGAPELAMFGGDVYETEEVLNALGRRTAEGDVPADGERRDGVVRGQQAAFRDVDPRWYDGLFRGAVAFYRQPPLPVLQVVWPNRHGLFPWQPGTDLPFRHAQPWLWLDPKQHPAGIWTRRL; this is encoded by the coding sequence ATGTCCGGCGACCGCCCCTCGTGCACCTGCGTGATCTGCCGTGACTACGGCGACCGGGACCGCCTGGACAACTTCCAGCTGCGCACGATCGTCCACATCACCCAGTACGGGTGGAGCGTCGTCCTCGTGCAGCCCGACGCCGACGGGCCGGGCTGGGCGTACACGATCGGCCTGTGGCACAGCCACGGCGCGCCCGAGCTGGCGATGTTCGGCGGCGACGTGTACGAGACCGAGGAGGTCCTCAACGCGCTCGGCCGGCGGACCGCCGAGGGCGACGTCCCGGCGGACGGCGAGCGCCGCGACGGCGTCGTCCGGGGGCAGCAGGCGGCGTTCCGGGACGTCGACCCGCGCTGGTACGACGGCCTGTTCCGCGGTGCGGTGGCGTTCTACCGGCAGCCGCCGCTGCCGGTCCTGCAGGTCGTCTGGCCCAACCGGCACGGCCTGTTCCCCTGGCAGCCCGGCACCGACCTGCCGTTCCGGCACGCCCAGCCGTGGCTGTGGCTCGACCCGAAGCAGCACCCGGCCGGCATCTGGACACGGCGCCTCTGA
- a CDS encoding dihydrofolate reductase family protein — protein sequence MRRLLPEPAAGVDPYEAYGDLPGLRLGMVASVDGSATDAEGWTDGLGGDADFRVLRSLRALTDAILVGAGTVRTGRLGPARLRRDLRARRGRPPAPIVVVSRSADLDWTLPLFTKAETPTIVVTSQSGRKNVPNGIQVVAEGEDGVDLTAAITTLREDLGYEHLLCEGGPALATALIRASLVDELCLSIAPTLLGSPRHTRLLDGLETEVPLDPTALYIDEGVLFVRYRLRV from the coding sequence ATGCGCCGTTTGCTGCCGGAGCCCGCCGCCGGCGTCGACCCGTACGAGGCCTACGGCGACCTTCCCGGGCTGCGGCTCGGCATGGTCGCGAGCGTGGACGGGTCCGCCACCGACGCCGAGGGCTGGACGGACGGCCTCGGCGGCGACGCCGACTTCCGCGTCCTGCGGAGCCTGCGAGCGCTGACCGACGCGATCCTCGTGGGCGCCGGCACCGTCCGCACCGGACGCCTCGGCCCCGCCCGCCTACGCCGGGACCTGCGCGCGCGCCGCGGACGACCGCCCGCGCCCATCGTCGTGGTGAGCCGCTCCGCCGACCTCGACTGGACGCTCCCGCTGTTCACCAAGGCCGAGACACCCACCATCGTGGTGACGTCGCAAAGCGGCCGTAAGAACGTGCCGAACGGCATCCAGGTGGTCGCGGAGGGCGAGGACGGCGTCGACCTCACCGCCGCCATCACGACGCTCCGCGAAGACCTCGGCTACGAGCATCTGCTCTGCGAGGGCGGCCCCGCCCTGGCGACCGCGCTGATCCGGGCGTCACTCGTCGACGAGCTGTGCCTCAGCATCGCCCCGACCCTGCTCGGAAGCCCCCGACACACCCGCCTCTTGGACGGCCTGGAGACCGAGGTACCCCTCGACCCCACCGCCCTCTACATCGACGAGGGCGTGCTGTTCGTCCGCTACCGGCTGCGGGTGTAG